One genomic region from Bacteroidales bacterium encodes:
- the pstB gene encoding phosphate ABC transporter ATP-binding protein — protein MKTIQEPVLKLKNLSISYSPNEYAVRDVSADITRNTITAIMGPSGCGKSTLLRAINNMHALHEGIKMTGDIILNGRNILQMNPIDVRTQAGMVFQRPNPFPTMSIYDNVIAGYLLKGIKLKRAERDRIVEENLRNVGLWDEVSDVLHKKGTFLSGGQQQRLCIARTLALKPNLLLMDEPTSALDPIATLRIEELLVQLKEQVTIIIVTHNMSQASRISDYSMFMYLGELVEYEETSIMFTNPKDKRTEDYLIGKVG, from the coding sequence ATGAAAACCATACAAGAACCCGTTTTAAAACTGAAAAATTTAAGCATTTCCTATTCACCCAATGAATACGCTGTACGCGATGTAAGTGCCGATATTACTCGCAATACTATTACTGCTATAATGGGACCTTCGGGTTGTGGCAAAAGCACTCTTCTGAGAGCAATCAACAATATGCACGCATTGCACGAAGGCATTAAAATGACGGGTGATATTATACTAAATGGTCGCAACATACTCCAAATGAATCCTATTGATGTGCGCACTCAGGCAGGGATGGTTTTTCAACGTCCTAATCCTTTCCCAACAATGAGCATTTACGATAATGTTATCGCCGGATATCTGCTCAAAGGCATAAAGCTTAAGAGAGCTGAGCGCGATAGAATTGTCGAGGAGAATCTTCGCAATGTGGGATTATGGGACGAGGTGAGCGATGTTCTTCACAAAAAAGGAACTTTTCTATCTGGAGGACAACAGCAAAGACTCTGTATTGCACGCACGCTGGCTCTTAAACCAAATCTTTTGCTTATGGACGAACCAACATCGGCTCTCGACCCCATTGCTACTCTCAGAATTGAGGAGCTTCTTGTACAGCTAAAAGAACAGGTTACTATTATTATCGTAACACATAATATGTCGCAAGCCTCAAGAATTTCAGATTATTCAATGTTTATGTATTTGGGCGAACTTGTTGAATATGAAGAGACTAGCATAATGTTTACTAATCCTAAAGATAAACGCACTGAAGATTATTTAATCGGCAAAGTTGGATAA
- a CDS encoding response regulator transcription factor, translating into MHRILVVDDEEDICEILQYNLESEGYLVDVAHNAKDALHILTDEHDLILLDVMMDEMSGYQMASILRKQHNNDIPIIFITAKTGENDVLTGFNLGADDYISKPFSLKELLARVKVVLKRTSAATEEKSTENIVVGNLNIDLNTLTVSVKDSPIELTKKEYKILVLLAQSVNNYFSREEILQRVWENDVYVLERSVDVHIARLRKKIRNSNLQIVNKVGFGYSLKVK; encoded by the coding sequence ATGCACAGAATATTAGTAGTTGACGATGAAGAAGATATATGTGAAATTCTTCAGTATAATCTCGAAAGCGAAGGTTATCTCGTTGATGTAGCGCATAACGCCAAAGATGCTTTACACATCTTGACCGATGAACATGATTTAATCCTTTTAGATGTAATGATGGACGAAATGTCTGGGTATCAAATGGCTAGTATTCTAAGAAAACAGCATAATAATGATATTCCAATTATTTTTATAACCGCAAAAACAGGTGAAAATGACGTGCTTACAGGATTTAATCTGGGGGCAGATGATTATATTTCCAAACCGTTTTCGCTCAAAGAGCTTTTGGCACGAGTTAAAGTTGTTTTAAAACGTACCTCTGCTGCCACAGAAGAAAAATCAACTGAGAATATAGTAGTGGGTAATTTGAATATCGACCTGAACACATTGACGGTATCAGTTAAAGACTCCCCTATAGAACTAACAAAAAAAGAGTACAAGATATTGGTCTTGCTTGCACAAAGTGTAAACAATTATTTCTCGCGAGAGGAGATATTGCAACGAGTTTGGGAAAATGATGTTTATGTTTTAGAAAGAAGTGTCGATGTTCATATAGCCCGATTACGAAAAAAAATACGCAATTCAAATTTGCAGATTGTAAATAAGGTTGGTTTTGGTTACAGCTTGAAAGTAAAATAG
- a CDS encoding TonB-dependent receptor, which translates to MNKYIWVLVIALSIPWSVFSQKKTDANIVGDVKCKGEHLPFIAVTLKGTTIGTTTDATGHYFLKNLPEGDFTLVAYGLGYKQAEKQVSIVSGKTIEVNFEIEPDAIQLDGVVVSASRNEVNRKEAPVIVNMVSRKLFENTNSVCLAQGLNFQPGLRVETNCQNCGTQQVRINGLDGAYSQILIDSRPIFSALAGVYGIEQIPANMIDRVEVIRGGGSALFGANAIAGVINIITKEPTSNSVEVANTTNLIYGEKTDVNTTFNASVVTDNHRAGIMVFGTSRQRSPFDYDGDGFTEIGKIIAKNIGLRSYFRTSDYSKLTFEYHNLGEFRRGGNNLDLPPHEADIAEQTDHNNNLGNLKYDIFSKNGKHRLNIYSSAQHIVRKSYYGAQKDPNAYGKAADKTFAGGVQYSYSIDKLLFMPAELMLGTEYHMNHLKDEMLGYNRVIDQKTDSKSAFVQNEWKNQKLSLLFGFRFDKHNLIDNLIVSPRLNLRYSPNESVNFRTSYSSGFRAPQIFDEDLDVRSVGGEALLVINSPALETEKSQSYSVSADLYHSFGVVNTNLLIEGFYTNLDNVFVLEDIGTDSNGNTILERRNGSGAVVKGINFEGRVVPFEKIQVQFGLTLQKSEYKEAQKWSDNPNIEPQKTMFRAPNQYGYLTASYQVIKPMLISLSGTYTGKMLVQHFAGYIAEDMEKVTPEFYDVNLKLSYEFKLNESAKLQLNGGVQNIFNSYQNDFDKGEFRDAGYIYGPAMPRSFFFGLKFII; encoded by the coding sequence ATGAATAAATATATATGGGTTTTAGTTATTGCGCTTTCTATTCCGTGGAGCGTTTTTTCCCAGAAAAAAACAGATGCAAATATCGTAGGAGATGTAAAATGTAAAGGCGAACATCTTCCTTTTATAGCGGTTACCCTAAAAGGTACCACGATAGGAACTACAACAGACGCTACAGGACACTACTTTCTTAAGAATCTTCCCGAGGGAGATTTTACTTTAGTAGCTTATGGGCTTGGTTATAAGCAAGCTGAAAAACAGGTCTCAATCGTATCTGGTAAAACCATTGAGGTTAATTTTGAAATAGAGCCAGATGCCATTCAATTAGATGGTGTTGTTGTTTCGGCAAGCAGGAATGAAGTTAATCGTAAAGAGGCACCGGTAATTGTGAATATGGTTAGTAGAAAGCTATTTGAAAATACTAACTCTGTCTGTCTTGCGCAGGGCTTGAACTTTCAACCAGGTTTAAGAGTTGAGACTAATTGCCAAAACTGTGGAACTCAACAAGTTAGAATAAACGGATTAGATGGAGCGTATTCTCAAATCTTGATTGATAGTCGCCCTATTTTCAGTGCATTAGCAGGCGTTTATGGCATTGAGCAAATTCCTGCAAATATGATAGATAGGGTAGAGGTTATTCGCGGTGGAGGTTCAGCTCTATTTGGTGCAAATGCAATTGCAGGCGTTATAAATATTATTACAAAAGAACCCACGTCAAACTCCGTTGAGGTTGCAAATACAACCAACTTAATTTATGGTGAAAAAACCGATGTAAACACAACTTTTAACGCCTCTGTAGTAACAGATAACCACAGAGCAGGGATAATGGTTTTTGGCACATCTAGACAGCGCAGTCCATTTGATTACGATGGCGATGGTTTTACCGAAATAGGTAAAATAATTGCCAAAAACATCGGATTGCGTAGCTATTTCCGAACGAGCGACTATTCGAAACTGACATTTGAATATCACAACTTAGGAGAATTTCGACGAGGAGGAAATAATCTCGATTTGCCTCCCCACGAAGCTGATATTGCCGAGCAAACCGACCATAACAACAATCTGGGTAACTTGAAGTACGATATTTTTTCAAAAAACGGTAAGCATCGTTTAAATATTTACTCTTCAGCGCAACATATAGTTAGAAAAAGCTATTACGGCGCACAAAAAGACCCGAATGCTTATGGCAAAGCAGCCGACAAAACTTTTGCCGGAGGAGTGCAATACTCATATTCTATTGATAAACTGTTGTTTATGCCGGCAGAATTGATGTTAGGCACCGAGTATCATATGAATCATTTAAAGGACGAAATGCTTGGTTATAACAGGGTTATTGACCAAAAAACAGACTCAAAGAGTGCATTCGTACAAAATGAGTGGAAAAATCAGAAGCTAAGCTTGCTTTTTGGATTTCGTTTCGACAAGCACAATCTTATTGATAATCTTATAGTTAGCCCACGTTTAAATTTACGATATAGTCCAAATGAAAGTGTAAATTTCAGAACAAGCTATTCGAGCGGTTTTAGAGCCCCTCAAATTTTTGATGAGGATTTAGATGTTAGAAGTGTCGGTGGTGAGGCTCTGTTGGTAATAAACAGCCCTGCTTTAGAAACCGAGAAATCACAAAGTTACAGCGTTTCTGCCGATTTATATCATTCCTTTGGCGTTGTAAACACGAATCTGTTAATCGAGGGATTTTATACCAATCTCGACAATGTGTTTGTTCTCGAAGATATTGGTACAGATAGCAATGGTAATACTATTTTAGAGAGAAGAAATGGTTCAGGAGCAGTCGTAAAGGGAATTAATTTTGAAGGAAGAGTTGTCCCGTTTGAAAAAATACAGGTTCAGTTTGGCTTAACTCTCCAGAAAAGCGAATATAAAGAGGCACAAAAGTGGAGCGATAACCCAAATATCGAACCTCAAAAAACGATGTTTCGTGCGCCAAATCAATATGGATATTTAACAGCAAGTTATCAAGTGATAAAGCCAATGCTTATCTCATTGTCCGGGACATATACAGGGAAAATGTTGGTTCAGCATTTTGCAGGTTATATTGCCGAGGATATGGAAAAGGTGACACCCGAGTTTTACGATGTGAATTTAAAGCTCTCTTATGAGTTTAAATTAAATGAAAGTGCCAAACTGCAATTAAATGGAGGTGTTCAGAATATTTTCAACAGCTACCAGAACGATTTTGACAAGGGAGAGTTTCGCGATGCTGGATATATTTACGGACCAGCTATGCCACGTTCATTTTTCTTTGGACTGAAATTTATAATATAG